The region AACCATTTGTGGAACTCCAGAAAagagagggaaagtgaagtcgctcagttgtgtctgactctttgggactccatggactgtagcctaccaggctcctcagtccacggaatattccagggaagagtactggagtgggttgcttcaGAGGCCACTCTTAAAATACTAGACCATGTCTTCCTGGAGGCTATAAATGTCTTTTACTCATCAGTCTTCTCAGATTGTAGGACGGTGGCTgacacatggctcaaaatttgcCAAACAAATCAATACACCTGTCATAACACATGCCTGGGTTTAAAGGTATGTACCCACCACCCCGGTACTCTTTTACCTCAGATAGAGACTTCCACCAACCCAGAAGTCACCTGCCAGGGTGAAAGGTGGAGGGAGAAAGTGTGAGCAACTTACATTTGAATTTGAGATCCTTTATTTCATGGATTCAACTGTGGGAAAAGAGGATTGATTCTTTGCCCAACAAAAGAATACACAGATAACACTGGCTTAGACTGAAGATAAGAGCTCTGATTAACAGGCGGCCAGGAGGGGGCCAGTCTCCCCTTTGAAAGCAGCAATTCAAACCAGAAATTTGTTCCTGTCAAACCAGGAAGGAACAGGCGAGATCATTCCATCTGACCCTATAATGGGGCAGACTGAGGCACTGACAAAGGAGGGGCTCGGCCGGAGACTACACAGTGAGACAAAGCGGAGCCAGAGCCGAACCGGAACCCCACGTGCAGTTTTTGATCTCCCATCAAATCGAGCCGGGTCTGCAAATCCAAGCTGATGGCCTTGGGCGGAAAGCTCGGACTACTGTTTTACTCCGACGCAACCTAAGGCTCCTCTCCTCCACCCACTGGGTCTGGTGTCTCCCACCTCCTCTAGCCTCGGGGCATGGGGAAGATTGTTCCCCCTCGAGCCTCCAGGGGTCTGCAAGGTCGTCAAGCACCACGGAGGCCGCTCTCGCCCCGCTTCTCAACGGTCCTGTTTCTGAGGCGGTTCAGCTTCGCCACCTGCCACCCCGTGTCTCTGTGTGATCTTTCTTGTGCAGCCAGCAAATGACACCTCTTCTACGGGACGCTGGGCCCACATCCCCGTGCCCTTGTCGCAGTTCACCTCTCCGCTACCCCCAAATACGCCTACACCCCCACTTCCTTTCGCTGACTGCCGTCCTTCCGGCTGGGCTCCCTTCTAATTGGCTGCCGGCAAGCTTCCTAAGGGACTCGGCCACTCGGAGGGCGCCACCGCGGCCACTCTAGCCGCTGTCCCGTGGTTTGGCCTCCCTCTTTCAGCCGCGAGCTCTATGGTGCTGGCGACGACATGTGGCGGCTCCCGGGACTCCTGAGCCGAGGTAAGGGCCGTCGGAGCCCCGGGTCTTAAACGGCACCTGAGACTTGGAACTGAGGAGGGAGCGGACAGGAGGACCAAGCTAAACGCAATAATGGGCGGTGCTAGAGCGGAGGAGAGGCAGAGTCGTAAGGGGCGGGGCTACAATCTGTGTCAAGGGGTCTTTGGAGTTTGAGATGTGGTTAGTGGGAAGAAGGTGGAGCGTAGAGCCTAGGAGTTGGTGGAGTTATTGGAAGAGGAGGAGTCAGGTAACCGAAGACAGTGCGCAGAGTCCTGGAAAGATGAGCAGAGTAGGCGGAGCCAATGGAAAGACGAGATTATTATAGAGACCAGGAGCGCCAAACTGAGCGAGAGTTTCTGTTTGAACGAATGGTCGTTTTAGAACAGTGGTTATCAGAAGGGCACGAAATCACCCAGGGAACTTTTTCAAAATAGCTCAACCCTGAATGACCCTGGTTTGTTTGGTTCTGGGGTGGCACGCTGGAATCTGTTGTAGGCAAAAGATTCTTACGTGTATCCTTGTTAAAGAACCTGTGCAGAAGCAAGTGCCAGTGTTTCCTGGGTTCCTGGGGTGGGGCTCTGTCAAGGGTCAGAGGGAAGACTGGTGGATAAGTCCTTGCCTCAATCCCGTTCATGTCAAAGTGACTGATCCTTGCTCTGTACAGCTCTTCCCCGTCTCCTGGGACCTGGCTTTCATGGGGTGACCCCCAAGTCCTCCAGCCCAGACGGGCCTCAGGCTACCTCCTCCAATCTGCTGGTTCCTGTGCCCAGTTTTGACAGGTGAGATACTGCCATTCTGTCGCCCCTGTGCTCCCtggtctccctccaccctcacttAGGCCAGAACTTGATAGCCTCTGTTACATCTAGGTCCAGCCCCCACTGCCCTGGCCCAGGCACAAGCAGGGGCCCAAGGtcccatggatggaaggatgCCTTCCAGTGGATGTCTGCTCGTGGCTCCCGGAACACACTGTGGGATGCCATATCATGGGTAAGGCTTCCCCAGTCCTTTCCTTGACCTTTATGGTGGATGAGAATAATCCTGTTTGGAAGTGTAGCCTAGAAACAAGAACTAGGGCATCAGTGTGCCCACACTCAAAATTTGAATAACCCATGGTGTTGGAGCATATTTGGGGAGATATTGCTGATCCTGTTCCCCCTGCTCCCCATGTATATAATCCTCctttcattcagtaaacatttattgaacaccttcATTGAGTCAGGCATTTTTTTCTAGGCCTTAGGGACATAGCAGAGAACAAGGTAGATATGATTCTTACCTTCATGACACTtcccaactaaatattactaaatagctaacttttaatttattaatagatTCTCTGtagattatcttatttaatccttacaaagcTTTACAGAGGAAatataatattcattttatagatgaggaaactcaggctcTGAAAGTTTAGGTAACACTCTTATGAGCACACAGCTATTAAGTAGAAGAACCAGATTTTACTCTGGAGCTCATGCTGTTAGCTACTATGGTCTGTACCTTGGTTGCTGTATCTAGTATAGCTTGTAAAAGCACTCTGTACACATCCTAACCTGTAAcagtacttagtaaatatttgttgactctgATCTATAAAGGCAGAGGTTTAGTAACATGAGCTGACAGGAGGTCTATCAGGGCAGAATCTTTGCCTCTCAGATTCTGTTTTTAAGATACCCTAAATGAAGTTGACACTCACATCATTCTCATGTCCATCATTTCTCATCCCTCTCACTTTCATGCTGTGTACTTTGGGCAGGAggtttgacctctctgagcctcaggtgtTTAATCTTTAATTTGGTGTCATCAGCAAAGCTGAACCTGGAATGTCTCCACACCAAGGGCACTTCTCTCTGGGGAGCTGTGGCCTAGGGGCATAACACATCCTCGAGAGGCGAGTGTTTTCCCATTATGTCAATGATATGAACCCTAGGGTGACCCTGTAGTGAGTCCTTCTAGAAACTGGGTCTGGATCTCAGGGGTCCTGATGTCACTCCTGAGCTCTGTCACTACTGTCCATGTGAAAAAGCCTGACCTTGTTTATTCAGTCACTTACTCATGCATctcttcaacatttatttattagtgCTATATATATTAGGTGCCTGTATCTACTAgattatatagatagatagataagtcTATATCTACTAGACTATATCTATGGTCTACTAGGAATACATAGGTGAGCAAAACAGGCATGGTTCCTGCCCTTGTAGTGCTTAGAGACTAACAGGAGAGACAGACCTTGATGGATAACTGCAGAGATGACTGTTTAAGTACCAGTCTGATCTGCGTTCCACAGGGGAAGTTTGGGTGCTTGTGAGAGTGTGTAGTGGGCAAGCGGCCACAGCCAGAAATCAGGAAAGGCTTATCAAGGGAGTGACATTGGACTGTAGGAGTTGATCTATGGAGAGCTGTGTCCATTATATGCTGTCTTCCCCAGGGCACTCTGGCCGTGTTGGCCCTGCAGCTGGCAAGGCAGATCCACTTCCAGACGTCCCTTCCAGCAGGACCTTGGCGAGTGGAGCACTGCTCTTGGTACAGTCCGCTGGACCGCTTCCTCTCATCTCCCTTGAGGCACCCTTGTTCCTGTGAGTTCTCAGTCCCAGGGATaggagggctgggctgggagtTTCTCTGGGCCAGGAAGCATCTCTGGACACACCTCAGGAAAAGAGCCATCAGAGGCTCCTTGCCTTTCCTATCTGCAGTCAGAGGAAGGGGAATGGGAGGAAGTTCTATCCACCCAGGGTGTGGGCCACACCTGCCTCCAGGGTCCTCCCATGTCCTCCCCTCACCTTCCGTGGAGGGAGCCATGCGGGGGTCCAAATTCTAGTTATGGCTCCCTGCCCAATTCTCAGCCAGTTAGGTTATTCTCTGGTTAGTCAGTCATTAAAAAGTGAATCTttgtggtggtggcttagtcactaagttgtgtccaacttttgcgaccccatgaactatagcccaccaggcttgtctgtccatgggattttccaggcaagaatactggaatgggttgccattaccttctccaggggatcttcccaactcaggaatcgaactctggtctcctgcattgcaagcagtacccctgcattgctggtggattctttaccaactgagccaccttaTTGACTGGCTATCATGTGCCATGGTACAGAGGCAGTGCAGTGCAGTGTAATGGTTACAGGTCTAGAGTCACACTGTCAGGATTCCAGCCCAGAACTGCTGAAACTAGTTTTGTGTCCCTGGACaaatcacttaaaaaacaaacttacttATTTTTAGTTGTGTGCAGTACTCAGTGCCCTagagcatgtgggttcttagttcccagaccagggatcaaatgtgtgttcgctgcattggaaggtggattcttaatcactggaccaccagggaaatccctggatgAGTCACTTaacttccctgtgcctcagtttcttcacctgtaaaatgaggaaataatAAAACACACCCCATAGTTTTCTTGGAAGGACTAAATGAGTCGATACATGTGGAgaacttagaacagtgcctggcatgtagtaagcactcagtaagtaTCACTTTAAGTTCTTGCCTTTATTATTATGACTACAATCATTATCAATATTACCATCAAACCAAGTGCTAAGTGCCAGGCTAGAAGAGTGAATAAAGTAGATGCCTCCCTGTGGCTGAAAGAATTGAAGCCGAGGAGAGATTTGTGCTTGAGGGATGTGGGTATCAGCAGAAATGTGGGCCCCTTTCCACCCCAGTGGAGGGAAGCCAGCCAAGGAAATGGAGGAGGAGGCATGTGACGGACATTTCTCAGGAGTTTCCAGATTCTTCCTTTGGTCCCTAAAATCTCAGCGAGGGCTCAGTCAGTCCCAGTAGGGTGAACTgatccccttctctctcttttttttattttattttatttatttggctgtatcacatgtgggatcttagttccctgcctgggaatcaaacccacgttccctgcattggaagcacagaatcttaaccactggatcaccaggcaagCCCTGAACTGATCCCCTTCTGATATGACTGTTCTCACTGGCTCTTTCTAGCACTGCGGAGACACATTCTGCCTAGCTCTGATAGTCCAGCTCCCAGGCACACTGGCCTCGGGGAACGCAGACTGGGCCAGGAAGAACCCTCCACTCAGCCCAAGAGCATCTCTTCACCCAGCTCTTTGAGAGCAGCTAGGCATCAGGATCCCTCTGAGGAAGGTATGGCCCCAGCTACTAAAAGCAGAAGGCtgtggcagggtggggtgggggtggggaattgGGCAGGTGGACTTTTGTTGCTGCATATGCCAGCTAAGGGAATTGTCGTTTTTGTGAGTCCTCATGCTTTCTGGGGCAATTTGGAATTATTTTGGTTTTTGGCAATGgtgctggctggaaggctgggggcACTAGGatagtgggagaaaaaaaaataacacctttctcctttgccctttccCTCACAGATCCCAGTGACATCAGCTTCCTACATGCCAGAAATAGCTTTAAGTCCAAGCTGAAGCCGGCCCAACCTCAGCCCACTGACGAAAAGCAGGTATTGTCCAGATGTGGCCACCTGGATCCCCATAACATTTCCTTAAACGGGCAGCACTCCCAGGGAACTGTCCCATGATGAGTCTATGTTTCTTCCCCAGGAACAAGAGAAATCAAAAAGTCCTTCCCTCGAGGAGGCCGTGACCTCCATTCAGCAGCtcttccagctcagtgtttcCATCGCTTTCAACTTCCTAGGTAACTGGGTGGACCCTGCCTCAAGGAAGGCAGATGGGAAAATGGGAAAGATATGGGGTAGGTCAAATAAGGCCAGGGCAGTGAATGGTTtaataataacataaataaacatgagagagtttattttctccAAGGTATGTTGACCAAAGCTGGCAtaatggctcagtcgtgtcagggACCTATTTTCAGTCCAGTGGTTCTGCCATTCTTAAAACAGGCTAAAGATCCAGTTTGCCTCATATGTAAATAATAGCCAGCTGGAAGGGGGAAGCTGGAAGGGTGAGAAAGCTGAAAAACCACTCCTTCACAACTTAGAAGTTGCACACATTATTGTCCAGAATGAAGACTTGAAGTTATATGTAGTCTCAGAGTAGCCTGGGAAATGTAGCCATTAGTTGAATGACCATATACTTACCTGGAAATTCTGTTACTGTGtaagaaggagaaaaatcttGGGATGACACTTTGATTTTCTGCCATACTTAGGCAAACACAGTCTTCTGAGGTTTGTTGCAGGCCCTCAAGTGCCCTTACTTACCCA is a window of Muntiacus reevesi chromosome 1, mMunRee1.1, whole genome shotgun sequence DNA encoding:
- the DELE1 gene encoding death ligand signal enhancer isoform X2, translating into MWRLPGLLSRALPRLLGPGFHGVTPKSSSPDGPQATSSNLLVPVPSFDRSSPHCPGPGTSRGPRSHGWKDAFQWMSARGSRNTLWDAISWGTLAVLALQLARQIHFQTSLPAGPWRVEHCSWYSPLDRFLSSPLRHPCSSLRRHILPSSDSPAPRHTGLGERRLGQEEPSTQPKSISSPSSLRAARHQDPSEEDPSDISFLHARNSFKSKLKPAQPQPTDEKQEQEKSKSPSLEEAVTSIQQLFQLSVSIAFNFLGTENMKNGDYMAAFSYFQKAADRGYSKAQYNVGLCHEHGRGTPRDPSKAAFYYQLAASQGHNLAQYRYARCLLQDPGSSWDHERQGAVSMLKRAADSGLREAQAFLGVLFTKEPYVDEQRAVKYLWLAANNGDSQSRYHLGICYEKGLGVQRSLGEAMRCYQQSAALGNTPAQERLRALFSTEAAGSRILPSMIVQQLVIGTLTGGDEGMSFYSAILESISGNSLRIK